The Pseudochaenichthys georgianus unplaced genomic scaffold, fPseGeo1.2 scaffold_1089_arrow_ctg1, whole genome shotgun sequence genome has a window encoding:
- the prdm14 gene encoding PR domain zinc finger protein 14: MSVSLSSLQTSMMMMKGYPLHHPHHHPLPLPHPHPQYMDFFQHNLLHPLKSLGRLVSDSLQGGRGGGGRGGNPPFNLQEHILTSSSSSYLTSDFCSPLNESISSSSSSSSPPKDTLLRNRSAEISGENRSSFNFSEEQLFMVLYGYSGGPERSGGHAISGLTLPEKTVPGAHHPPLNKDTLDLPEGLNLVQASCGDVSHCGVFTDTNNIPKGTRFGPFRGKLVNTSEIKTYDDNTLMWEVFENGRLSHFVDGRGGSGNWMSLVKCARFPEEQNLTAVQIQGQIFYEACKEIRPGQELLVWYGDCYMQFLGIPLTLKDPRNDGNGTVEPPSEDSGEGFKCDRCGKVFAYKYYRDKHLKYTRCVDQGDRKFPCHLCTRSFEKRDRLRIHILHVHEKHRPHKCSVCGKSFSQSSSLNKHMRVHSGERPYKCVYCNKAFTASSILRTHIRQHSGERPFKCAHCGKAFASHAAHDSHVRRTHAKDPPPPCDLCGAIFKEDKERKLHMKNHLDRRIPDSTGLPVSPDAGLLEKDIPKSQKTFPHSGITVLNQEYRPWN; encoded by the exons ATGTCGGTGTCCCTGTCCTCCCTCCAGACctccatgatgatgatgaagggcTATCCTCTtcatcaccctcatcatcatcCTCTCCCCCTTCCTCATCCTCACCCCCAATACATGGACTTCTTCCAGCACAACCTGCTCCACCCTCTGAAGTCTTTGGGCCGCCTGGTTTCTGACTCTCtgcagggaggaagaggaggaggaggaagaggaggaaatcCACCTTTCAATCTTCAGGAACAcatcctcacctcctcctcttcctcatacCTCACCTCAGATTTCTGCAGTCCGCTCAATGAAAGCatatcctcttcctcctcctcttcctccccgcCCAAAGACACCCTTCTTCGGAATCGCAGCGCAGAAATCTCCGGGGAGAATCGGAGTTCTTTTAATTTCAGCGAGGAGCAGCTCTTCATGGTTCTGTACGGATACTCCGGGGGTCCGGAGAGGAGCGGGGGCCACGCCATCTCCGGGCTCACCCTGCCCGAAAAGACCG TTCCCGGCGCTCACCACCCGCCGCTGAACAAAGACACTCTGGACCTTCCGGAAG GCCTGAACCTGGTGCAGGCGTCCTGTGGAGACGTGTCCCACTGCGGCGTCTTCACGGACACCAACAACATCCCGAAGGGGACGAGATTCGGACCCTTCAGAGGAAAGCTAGTGAACACCAGCGAGATCAAAACGTACGACGACAACACGCTGATGTGGGAG GTGTTTGAGAACGGCCGCCTGAGTCACTTCGTGGACGGGAGAGGGGGGTCTGGGAACTGGATGTCTCTGGTGAAATGCGCTCGTTTCCCAGAGGAGCAGAACCTCACGGCGGTACAGATCCAGGGTCAGATCTTCTACGAGGCGTGCAAAGAGATCCGGCCCGGGCAGGAGCTGCTGGTCTGGTACGGAGACTGTTACATGCAGTTCCTCGGGATCCCCCTCACCCTGAAGGACCCCCGAAACGACGGGAACGGCACCGTGGAACCTCCCTCTGAAG ATTCCGGCGAGGGGTTCAAGTGCGACCGCTGTGGGAAGGTGTTTGCCTACAAATACTACAGAGACAAGCACCTGAAGTACACTCGCTGCGTGGACCAGGGCGACAGGAAGTTCCCGTGCCACCTCTGCACACGCTCCTTCGAGAAGAGAGACCGGCTGAGGATCCACATCCTGCACGTGCACGAGAAGCACCGGCCGCACAAG tgctCGGTGTGTGGAAAGAGCTTCTCTCAGTCCTCCAGTCTCAACAAACACATGAGGGTGCACTCCGGAGAGAGACCTTACAAGTGTGTGTACTGCAACAAG GCCTTCACCGCCTCCTCCATCCTGCGCACGCACATCCGGCAGCACTCCGGGGAGCGGCCCTTCAAGTGCGCGCACTGCGGGAAGGCCTTCGCCTCGCACGCGGCTCATGACAGTCACGTGCGGCGGACTCACGCGAAGGACCCgccccccccctgcgatctgtGCGGGGCCATCTTCAAGGAGGACAAGGAGCGCAAACTCCACATGAAGAACCACCTCG ACAGACGAATCCCGGACAGCACCGGTCTTCCCGTTTCTCCGGACGCTGGACTTCTGGAGAAGGACATTCCCAAATCACAGAAGACGTTTCCTCACAGCGGCATCACGGTTTTAAATCAGGAGTATCGGCCCTGGAATTAG